One window from the genome of Musa acuminata AAA Group cultivar baxijiao chromosome BXJ1-4, Cavendish_Baxijiao_AAA, whole genome shotgun sequence encodes:
- the LOC135652677 gene encoding GDT1-like protein 2, chloroplastic isoform X2, whose amino-acid sequence MDGSTSENSSKYQKSLSGVNYQLSIAGVLFVSAIAFALIVSLKGGPSALIATLAKSGFTAAFTLIFVSEIGDKTFFIAALLAMQYDKAMVLFGSMAALSLMTVLSVVIGRLFNSVPAQFQTTLPLGEYAAVALLTFFGLKSIKNAWEIPSDADTNSKEKSELGELVEAEELVKEKVAKKLTNPFEVLWKSFSLVFFAEWGDRSMLATIALGAAQSPWGVAGGAIAGHLVATSIAIVGGSFLANYISEKLVGYLGGVLFLIFAVATLLGVF is encoded by the exons ATGGATGGTTCTACCAGTGAGAATTCATCTAAATA CCAAAAGTCTCTTTCTGGAGTCAATTACCAGCTGTCTATTGCTGGTGTCCTATTTGTTTCTGCAATAGCATTTGCACTTATTGTTTCCTTGAAGGGTGGTCCTTCTGCTCTCATAGCAACGCTTGCAAAATCAGGATTTACAGCTGCATTCACACTCATATTTGTTTCAGAGATCGGAGACAAG ACATTTTTTATTGCTGCATTATTGGCGATGCAATATGACAAAGCAATG GTTTTATTTGGTTCGATGGCTGCTCTTTCTCTTATGACAGTCTTATCTGTGGTAATAGGACGGCTATTCAATTCTGTACCAGCCCAGTTCCAGACAA CACTACCCCTTGGAGAGTATGCAGCAGTGGCTCTTCTAACATTCTTTGGTTTGAAGTCAATAAAAAATGCATGGGAAATTCCATCAGATGCTGATACAAATAGCAAAGAGAAATCTGAACTTGGAGAACTTGTTGAAGCTGAGGAGCTTGTGAAGGAAAAG GTAGCAAAAAAGCTTACAAATCCTTTTGAAGTCCTATGGAAGTCTTTCAGCCTTGTGTTCTTTGCG GAATGGGGTGACCGCTCAATGCTGGCAACAATTGCTCTTGGGGCTGCACAG TCTCCTTGGGGGGTAGCTGGTGGAGCTATTGCCGGACACCTAGTTGCCACATCTATTGCAATCGTAGGTGGAAGTTTTCTTGCCAACTACATTTCCGAGAAACTG GTTGGTTATTTAGGTGGTGTCTTATTTCTAATTTTTGCTGTGGCTACACTTCTTGGAGTTTTCTAA
- the LOC135652677 gene encoding GDT1-like protein 2, chloroplastic isoform X1, with translation MAKAATPLAARASALSRSSNPVPAHPPPSFHILPLALPTPPLLHLPLHPSVVRYRCKSRLKPKNYGIRAQASSVGAGNYGGEREENSHSNLMDGSTSENSSKYQKSLSGVNYQLSIAGVLFVSAIAFALIVSLKGGPSALIATLAKSGFTAAFTLIFVSEIGDKTFFIAALLAMQYDKAMVLFGSMAALSLMTVLSVVIGRLFNSVPAQFQTTLPLGEYAAVALLTFFGLKSIKNAWEIPSDADTNSKEKSELGELVEAEELVKEKVAKKLTNPFEVLWKSFSLVFFAEWGDRSMLATIALGAAQSPWGVAGGAIAGHLVATSIAIVGGSFLANYISEKLVGYLGGVLFLIFAVATLLGVF, from the exons ATGGCGAAGGCCGCGActcctctcgcggcgagagcgagcGCGCTTTCTCGCTCTTCTAATCCCGTCCCCGCGCACCCCCCGCCGTCCTTCCACATACTGCCCCTTGCCTTGCCCACGCCTCCCCTTCTCCATCTCCCCTTACACCCATCAGTCG TTAGATATAGATGCAAATCAAGGTTGAAACCAAaaaattatggtatcagagctcaaGCATCCAGTGTTGGGGCTGGGAACTATggaggagagagagaagaaaacagCCACAGCAATCTCATGGATGGTTCTACCAGTGAGAATTCATCTAAATA CCAAAAGTCTCTTTCTGGAGTCAATTACCAGCTGTCTATTGCTGGTGTCCTATTTGTTTCTGCAATAGCATTTGCACTTATTGTTTCCTTGAAGGGTGGTCCTTCTGCTCTCATAGCAACGCTTGCAAAATCAGGATTTACAGCTGCATTCACACTCATATTTGTTTCAGAGATCGGAGACAAG ACATTTTTTATTGCTGCATTATTGGCGATGCAATATGACAAAGCAATG GTTTTATTTGGTTCGATGGCTGCTCTTTCTCTTATGACAGTCTTATCTGTGGTAATAGGACGGCTATTCAATTCTGTACCAGCCCAGTTCCAGACAA CACTACCCCTTGGAGAGTATGCAGCAGTGGCTCTTCTAACATTCTTTGGTTTGAAGTCAATAAAAAATGCATGGGAAATTCCATCAGATGCTGATACAAATAGCAAAGAGAAATCTGAACTTGGAGAACTTGTTGAAGCTGAGGAGCTTGTGAAGGAAAAG GTAGCAAAAAAGCTTACAAATCCTTTTGAAGTCCTATGGAAGTCTTTCAGCCTTGTGTTCTTTGCG GAATGGGGTGACCGCTCAATGCTGGCAACAATTGCTCTTGGGGCTGCACAG TCTCCTTGGGGGGTAGCTGGTGGAGCTATTGCCGGACACCTAGTTGCCACATCTATTGCAATCGTAGGTGGAAGTTTTCTTGCCAACTACATTTCCGAGAAACTG GTTGGTTATTTAGGTGGTGTCTTATTTCTAATTTTTGCTGTGGCTACACTTCTTGGAGTTTTCTAA